Proteins from one Salvelinus alpinus chromosome 34, SLU_Salpinus.1, whole genome shotgun sequence genomic window:
- the LOC139563424 gene encoding glycogen phosphorylase, liver form isoform X1 produces the protein MAAPLTDQEKRKQISIRGIVGVENVAELKKGFNRHLHFTLVKDRNVATPRDYYFALAHTVRDHLVGRWIRTQQFYYETDPKRVYYLSLEFYMGRTLQNTMINLGLQNACDEAIYQLGLDMEDLEEMEEDAGLGNGGLGRLAACFLDSMATLGLAAYGYGIRYEYGIFNQKIKNGWQVEEADDWLRHGNPWEKARPEYMLPVHFYGRVEESKEGAKWVDTQVVLAMPYDTPIPGYMNNTVNTMRLWSARAPNDFNLKDFNVGDYIQAVLDRNLAENISRVLYPNDNFFEGKELRLKQEYFVVAATLQDIVRRFKNSKKGSSGPVSFDSFPEKVAIQLNDTHPAMAIPELMRVFVDIEKLDWDTAWAITKRTFAYTNHTVLPEALERWPVGLLETLLPRHLQIIYRINQGHLDEISALFPEDVDRIRRMSLIEEDGGKRVNMAHLCIVGSHAVNGVAEIHSNIIKTDVFRDFSELEPEKFQNKTNGITPRRWLLLCNPGLAELIAEAIGEEYVKDLSQLQKLNELVDDDTFIRDVSKVKQDNKEKFSQYLEKEYMVEINPSSMFDVHVKRIHEYKRQLLNCLHIVTMYNRIRKNPKAPFVPRTVIIGGKAAPGYHMAKMIIKLITAVGEVVNKDPVVGSKLKVIYLENYRVSLAEKVIPATDLSEQISTAGTEASGTGNMKFMLNGALTIGTMDGANVEMAEEAGEENMFIFGMRVEDVAEMDVEGYDAMTYYEKIPELKQAIDQINSGFFSPKQPELFKDVTNMLFNHDRFKVFADYEDYIKCQEKVSQLYQNPREWTKMVIKNIAASGKFSSDRTITDYATEVWGVEPTDLKIPPPNEPREALDETARALREK, from the exons ATGGCGGCACCTCTCACTGACCAGGAGAAGCGTAAACAGATCAGTATCAGAGGAATTGTCGGGGTGGAGAACGTCGCCGAGTTGAAGAAAGGTTTTAACCGACATCTTCATTTCACTTTGGTCAAAGACAGGAACGTAGCGACGCCGCGGGATTATTACTTCGCCCTAGCGCACACGGTTCGAGATCACCTGGTGGGAAGATGGATCAGAACGCAACAGTTCTACTATGAGACCGATCCCAAG CGGGTGTACTACCTCTCCCTGGAGTTCTACATGGGTAGAACCCTCCAGAACACCATGATTAACCTGGGGCTGCAGAACGCCTGTGACGAGGCCATCTACCAG CTGGGTTTGGACATGGAGGACctggaagagatggaggaagatgCAGGGCTGGGGAACGGAGGCTTGGGCAGACTGGCAG CATGTTTCCTGGACTCGATGGCCACCCTGGGTCTGGCAGCATACGGTTATGGCATCCGTTATGAGTATGGCATCTTCAATCAGAAGATCAAGAACGGTTGGCAG GTGGAAGAAGCAGACGATTGGCTGCGTCACGGTAACCCTTGGGAGAAGGCCCGCCCTGAGTACATGCTACCAGTGCACTTCTATGGCAGAGTGGAGGAGTCTAAGGAAGGGGCCAAATGGGTGGACACACAG GTGGTCCTTGCTATGCCTTATGACACGCCCATCCCTGGGTATATGAACAACACAGTCAACACCATGAGGCTGTGGTCTGCCAGAGCCCCCAACGACTTCAACCTGAAGGACT TCAATGTTGGAGATTACATCCAAGCTGTTCTGGACAGGAATCTGGCGGAGAATATTTCTCGTGTGCTTTACCCCAATGATAAT TTCTTTGAAGGGAAGGAGCTGCGGCTGAAGCAGGAGTACTTTGTGGTGGCTGCTACCCTCCAGGACATCGTCCGACGCTTCAAGAACTCCAAGAAGGGCTCCTCCGGCCCGGTTTCCTTCGACAGCTTCCCAGAGAAG GTGGCCATCCAGCTGAATGACACTCATCCTGCCATGGCCATCCCAGAGCTCATGAGGGTCTTTGTGGACATCGAGAAACTGGACTGGGACACG GCGTGGGCCATCACCAAGCGGACCTTTGCGTACACCAATCACACGGTGCTTCCTGAGGCTCTGGAGCGCTGGCCCGTTGGACTGCTGGAGACCCTGCTGCCCAGACACCTTCAGATCATCTACAGGATCAACCAGGGACACCTGGAC GAGATTTCAGCTCTCTTCCCAGAGGACGTGGATCGGATACGCAGGATGTCTCTGATCGAGGAGGACGGAGGCAAGAGGGTCAACATGGCTCACCTGTGCATCGTGGGATCTCACGCCGTCAACGGAGTCGCTGAGatacactccaacatcatcaaGACTGATGT GTTCCGAGACTTCAGCGAATTAGAACCGGAGAAGTTCCAGAACAAGACCAATGGCATCACTCCTAGACGCTGGCTCCTCCTCTGTAACCCGGGATTGGCTGAGCTCATTGCTGAG GCCATTGGGGAGGAATATGTGAAGGACCTCAGCCAGTTACAGAAGCTCAATGAGCTGGTCGACGATGATACCTTCATTAGAGATGTCTCTAAAGTCAAGCAG GATAACAAGGAGAAGTTTTCCCAGTACCTGGAGAAAGAGTACATGGTGGAAATCAACCCATCCTCCATGTTTGATGTTCACGTCAAGAGGATTCATGAGTACAAGCGTCAGCTCCTCAACTGCCTTCACATCGTCACCATGTACAACC GCATCAGGAAGAATCCAAAAGCACCTTTTGTTCCCCGGACTGTGATCATTGGTGGCAAG GCTGCGCCGGGGTACCACATGGCCAAGATGATCATCAAGCTGATCACGGCTGTAGGAGAGGTGGTCAACAAAGACCCTGTGGTGGGCAGCAAGCTAAAGGTCATCTACCTGGAGAACTACAGGGTCTCTCTGGCTGAGAAAG TAATCCCAGCCACGGACCTGTCTGAGCAGATCTCCACAGCTGGCACCGAGGCGTCAGGCACCGGCAACATGAAGTTCATGCTGAACGGCGCCCTCACCATCGGCACCATGGACGGAGCCAACGTAGAGATGGCAGAGGAGGCTGGAGAGGAGAACATGTTCATCTTCGGCATGAGGGTGGAGGACGTGGCAGAGATGGACGTAGaggg CTACGATGCCATGACATATTATGAGAAGATTCCAGAACTGAAGCAGGCCATTGACCAGATCAACAGTGGATTCTTCAGCCCCAAACAACCAGAGCTCTTCAAAGACGTCACCAACATGCTCTTCAACCATGACCG CTTCAAGGTGTTTGCAGACTACGAGGACTACATAAAGTGCCAGGAGAAAGTCAGCCAACTATATCAG aACCCGAGGGAGTGGACCAAGATGGTGATCAAGAACATCGCTGCGTCCGGGAAGTTCTCTAGCGACCGCACCATCACCGACTACGCCACGGAGGTGTGGGGGGTGGAGCCTACAGATCTGAAGATCCCACCCCCCAATGAGCCACGCGAGGCTCTCGACGAGACGGCCAGGGCGCTGAGGGAGAAGTGA
- the LOC139563424 gene encoding glycogen phosphorylase, liver form isoform X2: MAAPLTDQEKRKQISIRGIVGVENVAELKKGFNRHLHFTLVKDRNVATPRDYYFALAHTVRDHLVGRWIRTQQFYYETDPKRVYYLSLEFYMGRTLQNTMINLGLQNACDEAIYQLGLDMEDLEEMEEDAGLGNGGLGRLAACFLDSMATLGLAAYGYGIRYEYGIFNQKIKNGWQVEEADDWLRHGNPWEKARPEYMLPVHFYGRVEESKEGAKWVDTQVVLAMPYDTPIPGYMNNTVNTMRLWSARAPNDFNLKDFNVGDYIQAVLDRNLAENISRVLYPNDNFFEGKELRLKQEYFVVAATLQDIVRRFKNSKKGSSGPVSFDSFPEKVAIQLNDTHPAMAIPELMRVFVDIEKLDWDTAWAITKRTFAYTNHTVLPEALERWPVGLLETLLPRHLQIIYRINQGHLDEISALFPEDVDRIRRMSLIEEDGGKRVNMAHLCIVGSHAVNGVAEIHSNIIKTDVFRDFSELEPEKFQNKTNGITPRRWLLLCNPGLAELIAEAIGEEYVKDLSQLQKLNELVDDDTFIRDVSKVKQDNKEKFSQYLEKEYMVEINPSSMFDVHVKRIHEYKRQLLNCLHIVTMYNRIRKNPKAPFVPRTVIIGGKAAPGYHMAKMIIKLITAVGEVVNKDPVVGSKLKVIYLENYRVSLAEKGTVSTWRTTGSLWLRKVLYLPGELQGLSG; encoded by the exons ATGGCGGCACCTCTCACTGACCAGGAGAAGCGTAAACAGATCAGTATCAGAGGAATTGTCGGGGTGGAGAACGTCGCCGAGTTGAAGAAAGGTTTTAACCGACATCTTCATTTCACTTTGGTCAAAGACAGGAACGTAGCGACGCCGCGGGATTATTACTTCGCCCTAGCGCACACGGTTCGAGATCACCTGGTGGGAAGATGGATCAGAACGCAACAGTTCTACTATGAGACCGATCCCAAG CGGGTGTACTACCTCTCCCTGGAGTTCTACATGGGTAGAACCCTCCAGAACACCATGATTAACCTGGGGCTGCAGAACGCCTGTGACGAGGCCATCTACCAG CTGGGTTTGGACATGGAGGACctggaagagatggaggaagatgCAGGGCTGGGGAACGGAGGCTTGGGCAGACTGGCAG CATGTTTCCTGGACTCGATGGCCACCCTGGGTCTGGCAGCATACGGTTATGGCATCCGTTATGAGTATGGCATCTTCAATCAGAAGATCAAGAACGGTTGGCAG GTGGAAGAAGCAGACGATTGGCTGCGTCACGGTAACCCTTGGGAGAAGGCCCGCCCTGAGTACATGCTACCAGTGCACTTCTATGGCAGAGTGGAGGAGTCTAAGGAAGGGGCCAAATGGGTGGACACACAG GTGGTCCTTGCTATGCCTTATGACACGCCCATCCCTGGGTATATGAACAACACAGTCAACACCATGAGGCTGTGGTCTGCCAGAGCCCCCAACGACTTCAACCTGAAGGACT TCAATGTTGGAGATTACATCCAAGCTGTTCTGGACAGGAATCTGGCGGAGAATATTTCTCGTGTGCTTTACCCCAATGATAAT TTCTTTGAAGGGAAGGAGCTGCGGCTGAAGCAGGAGTACTTTGTGGTGGCTGCTACCCTCCAGGACATCGTCCGACGCTTCAAGAACTCCAAGAAGGGCTCCTCCGGCCCGGTTTCCTTCGACAGCTTCCCAGAGAAG GTGGCCATCCAGCTGAATGACACTCATCCTGCCATGGCCATCCCAGAGCTCATGAGGGTCTTTGTGGACATCGAGAAACTGGACTGGGACACG GCGTGGGCCATCACCAAGCGGACCTTTGCGTACACCAATCACACGGTGCTTCCTGAGGCTCTGGAGCGCTGGCCCGTTGGACTGCTGGAGACCCTGCTGCCCAGACACCTTCAGATCATCTACAGGATCAACCAGGGACACCTGGAC GAGATTTCAGCTCTCTTCCCAGAGGACGTGGATCGGATACGCAGGATGTCTCTGATCGAGGAGGACGGAGGCAAGAGGGTCAACATGGCTCACCTGTGCATCGTGGGATCTCACGCCGTCAACGGAGTCGCTGAGatacactccaacatcatcaaGACTGATGT GTTCCGAGACTTCAGCGAATTAGAACCGGAGAAGTTCCAGAACAAGACCAATGGCATCACTCCTAGACGCTGGCTCCTCCTCTGTAACCCGGGATTGGCTGAGCTCATTGCTGAG GCCATTGGGGAGGAATATGTGAAGGACCTCAGCCAGTTACAGAAGCTCAATGAGCTGGTCGACGATGATACCTTCATTAGAGATGTCTCTAAAGTCAAGCAG GATAACAAGGAGAAGTTTTCCCAGTACCTGGAGAAAGAGTACATGGTGGAAATCAACCCATCCTCCATGTTTGATGTTCACGTCAAGAGGATTCATGAGTACAAGCGTCAGCTCCTCAACTGCCTTCACATCGTCACCATGTACAACC GCATCAGGAAGAATCCAAAAGCACCTTTTGTTCCCCGGACTGTGATCATTGGTGGCAAG GCTGCGCCGGGGTACCACATGGCCAAGATGATCATCAAGCTGATCACGGCTGTAGGAGAGGTGGTCAACAAAGACCCTGTGGTGGGCAGCAAGCTAAAGGTCATCTACCTGGAGAACTACAGGGTCTCTCTGGCTGAGAAAGGTACTGTATCTACCTGGAGAACTACAGGGTCTCTCTGGCTGAGAAAGGTACTGTATCTAC CTGGAGAACTACAGGGTCTCTCTGGCTGA